A single window of Larimichthys crocea isolate SSNF chromosome XII, L_crocea_2.0, whole genome shotgun sequence DNA harbors:
- the LOC104934592 gene encoding far upstream element-binding protein 2 isoform X4 codes for MSEYNAVPPPGSGPALGNGAGGIKKDAFADAVQRARQIAAKIGGDAGPPPPLNNTASDGFPFTAQKRQLEDADEPESKKLAAQSDLDSAKALSIGAQLAALAQQRPASTTEEYSVPDSMVGLIIGRGGEQINKIQQESGCKVQIAPDSGGLPERSVSLTGSLESIHSSPARKAKMLLDEIVSRGRGTPPSSYHESTNGQNGTVHEMMIPAGKAGLVIGKGGETIKQLQERAGVKMILIQDASQGPNVDKPLRIIGDPYKVQQAQEMVQEILRERDHGGFSERNDFGSRMGGGMDIPVPRHSVGVVIGRNGEMIKKIQNDAGVRIQFKQDDGTGPDKIAHISGPPDRCEHAAQIINDLLQSIRVREEGQGGPPGPPGMPAGNRGRGGGQGGWGPPGGEMTFSIPAHKCGLVIGRGGENVKSINQQTGAFVEISRQPPPNGDPNFKLFIIRGSPQQIDHAKQLIEEKIEGPLCPVGPGPGGPGPAGPMGPYNPNPYNPGPPGAPGPPHGGPPGPHQYTPQGWSNTYQQWQPQAPHDPTRSPGQ; via the exons ATGTCGGAGTACAACGCGGTGCCGCCACCCGGATCCGGGCCCGCTCTCGGTAACGGAGCGGGAGGCATCAAGAAAGATGCGTTTGCAGACGCGGTGCAGCGGGCCCGACAG ATTGCAGCTAAGATCGGGGGCGATGCcggacctcctcctcctctgaacaACACTGCATCAGATGGCTTTCCGTTCACTGCACAGAAACGACAGCTGGAGGATGCAG ATGAACCTGAGAGCAAGAAGCTGGCTGCACAGAGCGACTTGGATTCAGCCAAAGCTTTGT CTATTGGTGCACAGCTGGCTGCTCTTGCACAACAAAG GCCCGCCTCCACCACAGAGGAGTACAGTGTACCAGACAGCATGGTGGGACTCA ttATTGGCCGTGGAGGTGAACAGATCAATAAGATTCAACAGGAGTCAGGTTGCAAGGTTCAGATAGCTCCAG aCAGTGGAGGTCTTCCAGAGAGGAGCGTCTCTCTCACAGGCTCCCTTGAATCCATACA CTCTTCCCCGGCTAGGAAAGCCAAGATGCTGTTGGATGAGATAGTGTCACGAGGAAGGGGCACACCCCCTTCTTCTTATCACGAGTCCACAAATGGGCAGAACGGCACAGTGCATGAGATGATGATCCCAGCTGGCAAGGCTGGTCTTGTCATTGGCAAGGGTGGAGAGACCATCAAACAGCTACAG GAGCGTGCAGGGGTGAAGATGATCCTGATCCAGGATGCCTCTCAGGGACCCAACGTCGACAAGCCTCTGCGCATTATCGGCGATCCCTACAAAGTGCAG cAAGCCCAGGAGATGGTGCAGGAGATCCTGAGGGAGAGAGACCACGGCGGCTTTAGTGAAAGGAACGACTTTGGATCCCGTATGGGAGGAGGCATGGAt aTCCCGGTACCACGACACTCAGTCGGAGTGGTCATTGGGCGCAATGGAGAGATGATCAAGAAAATCCAAAATGATGCCGGAGTTAGGATACAGTTCAAACAAG ATGACGGGACTGGTCCAGATAAGATCGCACACATCAGCGGTCCTCCTGACCGCTGCGAGCACGCTGCCCAGATAATAAATGACCTGCTGCAGAGCATCAGGGTCAGGGAGGAGGGACAGGGG GGTCCCCCGGGTCCTCCGGGCATGCCTGCTGGCAACAGGGGCCGAGGTGGAGGACAAGGCGGTTGGGGCCCCCCTGGAGGGGAAATGACCTTCTCTATTCCTGCTCACAAGTGTGGACTAGTGATTGGCCGGGGAGGAGAGAACGTCAAATCCATTAACCAGCAGACGGGGGCCTTTGTGGAAATCTCTCGACAGCCGCCCCCGAATGGAGACCCCAACTTCAAGCTGTTTATCATTCGGGGCTCACCGCAGCAGATCGACCACGCCAAGCAGCTCATTGAAGAGAAGATTGAA GGTCCTCTGTGTCCTGTGGGCCCGGGGCCAGGTGGACCAGGTCCTGCTGGCCCGATGGGTCCCTACAACCCCAACCCGTACAACCCTGGACCACCCGGAGCGCCTGGACCACCACA CGGTGGTCCTCCAGGTCCTCACCAGTACACTCCTCAGGGCTGGAGCAACACCTACCAGCAGTGGCAGCCCCAGGCACCCCATGACCCCA CCCGGTCTCCAGGCCAGTAG
- the LOC104934592 gene encoding far upstream element-binding protein 2 isoform X1, whose product MSEYNAVPPPGSGPALGNGAGGIKKDAFADAVQRARQIAAKIGGDAGPPPPLNNTASDGFPFTAQKRQLEDADEPESKKLAAQSDLDSAKALSIGAQLAALAQQRPASTTEEYSVPDSMVGLIIGRGGEQINKIQQESGCKVQIAPDSGGLPERSVSLTGSLESIHSSPARKAKMLLDEIVSRGRGTPPSSYHESTNGQNGTVHEMMIPAGKAGLVIGKGGETIKQLQERAGVKMILIQDASQGPNVDKPLRIIGDPYKVQQAQEMVQEILRERDHGGFSERNDFGSRMGGGMDIPVPRHSVGVVIGRNGEMIKKIQNDAGVRIQFKQDDGTGPDKIAHISGPPDRCEHAAQIINDLLQSIRVREEGQGGPPGPPGMPAGNRGRGGGQGGWGPPGGEMTFSIPAHKCGLVIGRGGENVKSINQQTGAFVEISRQPPPNGDPNFKLFIIRGSPQQIDHAKQLIEEKIEGPLCPVGPGPGGPGPAGPMGPYNPNPYNPGPPGAPGPPHGGPPGPHQYTPQGWSNTYQQWQPQAPHDPSKAAANDPNAAWAAYYAQYYQQPSGAVPAQYPANPAGGAQTSGDQSQPAQTPGAQPDYTKAWEEYYKKMAQAGGSVPGTAAAAPGAAGGAASTTGGQPDYSAAWAEYYRQQAAYYGQSGQAPGQPATPQQGQTQ is encoded by the exons ATGTCGGAGTACAACGCGGTGCCGCCACCCGGATCCGGGCCCGCTCTCGGTAACGGAGCGGGAGGCATCAAGAAAGATGCGTTTGCAGACGCGGTGCAGCGGGCCCGACAG ATTGCAGCTAAGATCGGGGGCGATGCcggacctcctcctcctctgaacaACACTGCATCAGATGGCTTTCCGTTCACTGCACAGAAACGACAGCTGGAGGATGCAG ATGAACCTGAGAGCAAGAAGCTGGCTGCACAGAGCGACTTGGATTCAGCCAAAGCTTTGT CTATTGGTGCACAGCTGGCTGCTCTTGCACAACAAAG GCCCGCCTCCACCACAGAGGAGTACAGTGTACCAGACAGCATGGTGGGACTCA ttATTGGCCGTGGAGGTGAACAGATCAATAAGATTCAACAGGAGTCAGGTTGCAAGGTTCAGATAGCTCCAG aCAGTGGAGGTCTTCCAGAGAGGAGCGTCTCTCTCACAGGCTCCCTTGAATCCATACA CTCTTCCCCGGCTAGGAAAGCCAAGATGCTGTTGGATGAGATAGTGTCACGAGGAAGGGGCACACCCCCTTCTTCTTATCACGAGTCCACAAATGGGCAGAACGGCACAGTGCATGAGATGATGATCCCAGCTGGCAAGGCTGGTCTTGTCATTGGCAAGGGTGGAGAGACCATCAAACAGCTACAG GAGCGTGCAGGGGTGAAGATGATCCTGATCCAGGATGCCTCTCAGGGACCCAACGTCGACAAGCCTCTGCGCATTATCGGCGATCCCTACAAAGTGCAG cAAGCCCAGGAGATGGTGCAGGAGATCCTGAGGGAGAGAGACCACGGCGGCTTTAGTGAAAGGAACGACTTTGGATCCCGTATGGGAGGAGGCATGGAt aTCCCGGTACCACGACACTCAGTCGGAGTGGTCATTGGGCGCAATGGAGAGATGATCAAGAAAATCCAAAATGATGCCGGAGTTAGGATACAGTTCAAACAAG ATGACGGGACTGGTCCAGATAAGATCGCACACATCAGCGGTCCTCCTGACCGCTGCGAGCACGCTGCCCAGATAATAAATGACCTGCTGCAGAGCATCAGGGTCAGGGAGGAGGGACAGGGG GGTCCCCCGGGTCCTCCGGGCATGCCTGCTGGCAACAGGGGCCGAGGTGGAGGACAAGGCGGTTGGGGCCCCCCTGGAGGGGAAATGACCTTCTCTATTCCTGCTCACAAGTGTGGACTAGTGATTGGCCGGGGAGGAGAGAACGTCAAATCCATTAACCAGCAGACGGGGGCCTTTGTGGAAATCTCTCGACAGCCGCCCCCGAATGGAGACCCCAACTTCAAGCTGTTTATCATTCGGGGCTCACCGCAGCAGATCGACCACGCCAAGCAGCTCATTGAAGAGAAGATTGAA GGTCCTCTGTGTCCTGTGGGCCCGGGGCCAGGTGGACCAGGTCCTGCTGGCCCGATGGGTCCCTACAACCCCAACCCGTACAACCCTGGACCACCCGGAGCGCCTGGACCACCACA CGGTGGTCCTCCAGGTCCTCACCAGTACACTCCTCAGGGCTGGAGCAACACCTACCAGCAGTGGCAGCCCCAGGCACCCCATGACCCCA GCAAGGCAGCAGCCAATGACCCCAACGCAGCCTGGGCGGCCTACTACGCTCAGTACTACCAGCAGCCGTCGGGGGCTGTGCCAGCCCAGTACCCCGCTAACCCAGCTGGAGGTGCCCAAACTTCAGGGGACCAgtcccagcctgcacagacgCCAGGAGCCCAGCCAGACTACACCAAGGCCTGGGAGGAGTACTACAAGAAGATGG CCCAGGCAGGTGGTTCTGTCCCTGGGACAGCAGCCGCAGCACCAGGAGCAGCAGGGGGAGCAGCATCTACAACAGGGGGCCAACCAGACTACAGTGCAGCCTGGGCGGAGTACTACAGGCAGCAGGCTGCATACTACGGACAGTCAGGACAGGCCCCCGGCCAGCCAGCCACTCCACAGCAAGGACAG ACGCAGTGA
- the LOC104934592 gene encoding far upstream element-binding protein 2 isoform X2: protein MSEYNAVPPPGSGPALGNGAGGIKKDAFADAVQRARQIAAKIGGDAGPPPPLNNTASDGFPFTAQKRQLEDADEPESKKLAAQSDLDSAKALSIGAQLAALAQQRPASTTEEYSVPDSMVGLIIGRGGEQINKIQQESGCKVQIAPDSGGLPERSVSLTGSLESIQKAKMLLDEIVSRGRGTPPSSYHESTNGQNGTVHEMMIPAGKAGLVIGKGGETIKQLQERAGVKMILIQDASQGPNVDKPLRIIGDPYKVQQAQEMVQEILRERDHGGFSERNDFGSRMGGGMDIPVPRHSVGVVIGRNGEMIKKIQNDAGVRIQFKQDDGTGPDKIAHISGPPDRCEHAAQIINDLLQSIRVREEGQGGPPGPPGMPAGNRGRGGGQGGWGPPGGEMTFSIPAHKCGLVIGRGGENVKSINQQTGAFVEISRQPPPNGDPNFKLFIIRGSPQQIDHAKQLIEEKIEGPLCPVGPGPGGPGPAGPMGPYNPNPYNPGPPGAPGPPHGGPPGPHQYTPQGWSNTYQQWQPQAPHDPSKAAANDPNAAWAAYYAQYYQQPSGAVPAQYPANPAGGAQTSGDQSQPAQTPGAQPDYTKAWEEYYKKMAQAGGSVPGTAAAAPGAAGGAASTTGGQPDYSAAWAEYYRQQAAYYGQSGQAPGQPATPQQGQTQ from the exons ATGTCGGAGTACAACGCGGTGCCGCCACCCGGATCCGGGCCCGCTCTCGGTAACGGAGCGGGAGGCATCAAGAAAGATGCGTTTGCAGACGCGGTGCAGCGGGCCCGACAG ATTGCAGCTAAGATCGGGGGCGATGCcggacctcctcctcctctgaacaACACTGCATCAGATGGCTTTCCGTTCACTGCACAGAAACGACAGCTGGAGGATGCAG ATGAACCTGAGAGCAAGAAGCTGGCTGCACAGAGCGACTTGGATTCAGCCAAAGCTTTGT CTATTGGTGCACAGCTGGCTGCTCTTGCACAACAAAG GCCCGCCTCCACCACAGAGGAGTACAGTGTACCAGACAGCATGGTGGGACTCA ttATTGGCCGTGGAGGTGAACAGATCAATAAGATTCAACAGGAGTCAGGTTGCAAGGTTCAGATAGCTCCAG aCAGTGGAGGTCTTCCAGAGAGGAGCGTCTCTCTCACAGGCTCCCTTGAATCCATACA GAAAGCCAAGATGCTGTTGGATGAGATAGTGTCACGAGGAAGGGGCACACCCCCTTCTTCTTATCACGAGTCCACAAATGGGCAGAACGGCACAGTGCATGAGATGATGATCCCAGCTGGCAAGGCTGGTCTTGTCATTGGCAAGGGTGGAGAGACCATCAAACAGCTACAG GAGCGTGCAGGGGTGAAGATGATCCTGATCCAGGATGCCTCTCAGGGACCCAACGTCGACAAGCCTCTGCGCATTATCGGCGATCCCTACAAAGTGCAG cAAGCCCAGGAGATGGTGCAGGAGATCCTGAGGGAGAGAGACCACGGCGGCTTTAGTGAAAGGAACGACTTTGGATCCCGTATGGGAGGAGGCATGGAt aTCCCGGTACCACGACACTCAGTCGGAGTGGTCATTGGGCGCAATGGAGAGATGATCAAGAAAATCCAAAATGATGCCGGAGTTAGGATACAGTTCAAACAAG ATGACGGGACTGGTCCAGATAAGATCGCACACATCAGCGGTCCTCCTGACCGCTGCGAGCACGCTGCCCAGATAATAAATGACCTGCTGCAGAGCATCAGGGTCAGGGAGGAGGGACAGGGG GGTCCCCCGGGTCCTCCGGGCATGCCTGCTGGCAACAGGGGCCGAGGTGGAGGACAAGGCGGTTGGGGCCCCCCTGGAGGGGAAATGACCTTCTCTATTCCTGCTCACAAGTGTGGACTAGTGATTGGCCGGGGAGGAGAGAACGTCAAATCCATTAACCAGCAGACGGGGGCCTTTGTGGAAATCTCTCGACAGCCGCCCCCGAATGGAGACCCCAACTTCAAGCTGTTTATCATTCGGGGCTCACCGCAGCAGATCGACCACGCCAAGCAGCTCATTGAAGAGAAGATTGAA GGTCCTCTGTGTCCTGTGGGCCCGGGGCCAGGTGGACCAGGTCCTGCTGGCCCGATGGGTCCCTACAACCCCAACCCGTACAACCCTGGACCACCCGGAGCGCCTGGACCACCACA CGGTGGTCCTCCAGGTCCTCACCAGTACACTCCTCAGGGCTGGAGCAACACCTACCAGCAGTGGCAGCCCCAGGCACCCCATGACCCCA GCAAGGCAGCAGCCAATGACCCCAACGCAGCCTGGGCGGCCTACTACGCTCAGTACTACCAGCAGCCGTCGGGGGCTGTGCCAGCCCAGTACCCCGCTAACCCAGCTGGAGGTGCCCAAACTTCAGGGGACCAgtcccagcctgcacagacgCCAGGAGCCCAGCCAGACTACACCAAGGCCTGGGAGGAGTACTACAAGAAGATGG CCCAGGCAGGTGGTTCTGTCCCTGGGACAGCAGCCGCAGCACCAGGAGCAGCAGGGGGAGCAGCATCTACAACAGGGGGCCAACCAGACTACAGTGCAGCCTGGGCGGAGTACTACAGGCAGCAGGCTGCATACTACGGACAGTCAGGACAGGCCCCCGGCCAGCCAGCCACTCCACAGCAAGGACAG ACGCAGTGA
- the LOC104934592 gene encoding far upstream element-binding protein 2 isoform X3 codes for MSEYNAVPPPGSGPALGNGAGGIKKDAFADAVQRARQIAAKIGGDAGPPPPLNNTASDGFPFTAQKRQLEDADEPESKKLAAQSDLDSAKALSIGAQLAALAQQRPASTTEEYSVPDSMVGLIIGRGGEQINKIQQESGCKVQIAPDSGGLPERSVSLTGSLESIHSSPARKAKMLLDEIVSRGRGTPPSSYHESTNGQNGTVHEMMIPAGKAGLVIGKGGETIKQLQERAGVKMILIQDASQGPNVDKPLRIIGDPYKVQQAQEMVQEILRERDHGGFSERNDFGSRMGGGMDIPVPRHSVGVVIGRNGEMIKKIQNDAGVRIQFKQDDGTGPDKIAHISGPPDRCEHAAQIINDLLQSIRVREEGQGGPPGPPGMPAGNRGRGGGQGGWGPPGGEMTFSIPAHKCGLVIGRGGENVKSINQQTGAFVEISRQPPPNGDPNFKLFIIRGSPQQIDHAKQLIEEKIEGPLCPVGPGPGGPGPAGPMGPYNPNPYNPGPPGAPGPPHGGPPGPHQYTPQGWSNTYQQWQPQAPHDPSLQARSPGQ; via the exons ATGTCGGAGTACAACGCGGTGCCGCCACCCGGATCCGGGCCCGCTCTCGGTAACGGAGCGGGAGGCATCAAGAAAGATGCGTTTGCAGACGCGGTGCAGCGGGCCCGACAG ATTGCAGCTAAGATCGGGGGCGATGCcggacctcctcctcctctgaacaACACTGCATCAGATGGCTTTCCGTTCACTGCACAGAAACGACAGCTGGAGGATGCAG ATGAACCTGAGAGCAAGAAGCTGGCTGCACAGAGCGACTTGGATTCAGCCAAAGCTTTGT CTATTGGTGCACAGCTGGCTGCTCTTGCACAACAAAG GCCCGCCTCCACCACAGAGGAGTACAGTGTACCAGACAGCATGGTGGGACTCA ttATTGGCCGTGGAGGTGAACAGATCAATAAGATTCAACAGGAGTCAGGTTGCAAGGTTCAGATAGCTCCAG aCAGTGGAGGTCTTCCAGAGAGGAGCGTCTCTCTCACAGGCTCCCTTGAATCCATACA CTCTTCCCCGGCTAGGAAAGCCAAGATGCTGTTGGATGAGATAGTGTCACGAGGAAGGGGCACACCCCCTTCTTCTTATCACGAGTCCACAAATGGGCAGAACGGCACAGTGCATGAGATGATGATCCCAGCTGGCAAGGCTGGTCTTGTCATTGGCAAGGGTGGAGAGACCATCAAACAGCTACAG GAGCGTGCAGGGGTGAAGATGATCCTGATCCAGGATGCCTCTCAGGGACCCAACGTCGACAAGCCTCTGCGCATTATCGGCGATCCCTACAAAGTGCAG cAAGCCCAGGAGATGGTGCAGGAGATCCTGAGGGAGAGAGACCACGGCGGCTTTAGTGAAAGGAACGACTTTGGATCCCGTATGGGAGGAGGCATGGAt aTCCCGGTACCACGACACTCAGTCGGAGTGGTCATTGGGCGCAATGGAGAGATGATCAAGAAAATCCAAAATGATGCCGGAGTTAGGATACAGTTCAAACAAG ATGACGGGACTGGTCCAGATAAGATCGCACACATCAGCGGTCCTCCTGACCGCTGCGAGCACGCTGCCCAGATAATAAATGACCTGCTGCAGAGCATCAGGGTCAGGGAGGAGGGACAGGGG GGTCCCCCGGGTCCTCCGGGCATGCCTGCTGGCAACAGGGGCCGAGGTGGAGGACAAGGCGGTTGGGGCCCCCCTGGAGGGGAAATGACCTTCTCTATTCCTGCTCACAAGTGTGGACTAGTGATTGGCCGGGGAGGAGAGAACGTCAAATCCATTAACCAGCAGACGGGGGCCTTTGTGGAAATCTCTCGACAGCCGCCCCCGAATGGAGACCCCAACTTCAAGCTGTTTATCATTCGGGGCTCACCGCAGCAGATCGACCACGCCAAGCAGCTCATTGAAGAGAAGATTGAA GGTCCTCTGTGTCCTGTGGGCCCGGGGCCAGGTGGACCAGGTCCTGCTGGCCCGATGGGTCCCTACAACCCCAACCCGTACAACCCTGGACCACCCGGAGCGCCTGGACCACCACA CGGTGGTCCTCCAGGTCCTCACCAGTACACTCCTCAGGGCTGGAGCAACACCTACCAGCAGTGGCAGCCCCAGGCACCCCATGACCCCA GTCTCCAAGCCCGGTCTCCAGGCCAGTAG